The DNA region CGGGGCGAGGCCGTCGATGCGGGAAAAAGTCTGGGGGTGTGTTGGGCGCGCCACCGGATCCAGGAGCGGTTTTGGCAGCACGAGCCGTTTTATTTCCAGATCGACAGCCATTGTCGTTTTGATCCGAAGTGGGACGAACGGTTGCTTGCCATGTTGCGCCAGGCCCCCTCGGGGCGGGCTGTTCTCTCCACCCATCCCAACGCATTTCATCCACCTGATCAATTGGTGCGCAACGGATTGCCCATCATGAAGGCGGGACGCTTTGATGACCATGGTACGTTGATTCCCGTGGCCAAGATGATCTCCCTGGAACATCGTCCGGCCCTGCCCATCTCTTCGCCTTTCATCGGGGCAGGTTTTTTGTTTGCTCCGGCGTCCATCATCCAGGATGTGCCCTATGACCCTTTCCTCTATTTCCATGGCGAAGAGATCACGTTTTCCGTGCGTCTCTGGTCCTGGGGATATGACCTTTTCACCCCCAACGACGTTCTGGTTTTTCACGACTATGGCACGACGCGGGGGCGCCGGCGTCATTGGGACGATCATGTGGATTGGACGCGGATCAACCGCCGTGCCGTGGCCCGGGTGCAACATGTGCTCGGTGTGCAAACATCCACGGACCCGGATGCCATCCAGCAACTGGAGCGTTATGGCCTGGGTGAGGTCCGCTCCCTGGATGAGTATGAAACATTTGCCGATGTGGATTTTCGCAAGCGTCGTATAGGTGTTCGCGCCACGGATGCCCACTTTCCTCCGGCCCCCTCCACCCGGAAGGAGGCGCTGACCATGCGGCGCAGTTTTACCCACATCTACCGGCAAAACAAGTGGCGGGCGCCCGAGACGCGCAGCGGGCCAGGCTCCGCCCCCCTGGTCACGGCGGCCTTGCGGGACCGCCTGGCAGGGCTTTGGCAGGAACTGAATGTACGCATTTTGGTGGATGCCGGTTGCGGAGATGTACGCTGGCTGGAGGCCATCACGCCCCGGGTTGCTTTATACCTTGGTTTCGATCTGGTGGAAGATTTGATCGCCAACAATCGTATTCTGTTTGGTTCGCGCAAAAACCATTTTTTCAATGTTGCCGATATTACACAGGATGTGTTTCCCCGGGGGGATCTCCTGCTCTGCCGCAACACGTTGACCCACCTTCCCAACGCCCTTGTCCAGGCGGCCCTGGACGTATTTTGGGCCAGTGGCACACGTTATCTGCTCTTGACCACCTTTCCCGGCGCCGGCAATACGGAGATCGAGCCCGGCCATTGGCGCAAGATCGATCTGACAGCGCCACCTTTCTCCCTTCCTCCTCCTCTCAGGATGGTGCAGGATGGCAGCCCGGCCAATGGTTGCTACCTGGGATTGTGGGAGAACTTGAAGAGTCGTTGAATGGTTATGGGTAACGATGCCGTGAGAGGATTGGGGATGCGGACTTTTCCTGGAGTGTTGTCGATCATTCTGCTGATGGTGTTGTTCCCTGGAGGCAACCTCCGGGCCGAGCAGAAAATGTGGTTCGTCCACCCTGTCTCCTTCCCGGCTGCCAGACTGGAGAGCGTGCGCCTGGCAGATGACAAAAAGTGCGGGGAGAACCAACTCCGTGTCGAGGAGTTGTTTGCTGTCGCCGGTTATGATCCCGCCGAGCTGCTCCTGGTCCGGGAGTCCGAGACAGGCTCCATGGATCGGGTGCCCGTGCAATGGGTCGATGCGGCTGGCCGCATCGTCCACACCTATTGTGCGGACCGCGATATGGATACAACTGTAAAAGCCTGGTTTTTGCGTTACGATGGCCACGCGACCCCACCCCTGGGTTACCGGATTCAGGTCAGGGGGAACGCCGCAGAGGGGTCACCCACCCCGCTGGTGCCGCTGCACCGCAAAACCCGCTACCAACAGTTTGCCAGCAAGGAGCAACCGGAAAAAGGCACTTGCTGCTGGCACTATGTTTACACCTACTATGACCAACCCTCCGCTGAAAAATTAACCTCTCTGACCATCCCCCTCACCATCAAGGAGGCGCCAGAGGCTGGAAGCCACATGTATTTCCAGTTTCACACGGCCATCAATTCTGTCAGATTTTATTTTGGGTTGCAGACTGACTTGTTCAACAAGGGAAAAAGTCAGGGGGCAGGTGCGATTTTTTCGCGTTGGGATACCCAGGATTCTGCCGATCTTGAGGTTGCACCGGGTGGCTTTGCCGAGATTGCCGCCCATGAGGGACGTTTTGTGGGGGTGCGTCGGGTGGTTCCCTGGGGAGCGGGCCAGTGGAATCTTCAGTTGAACGTCCGCGACAAAAAAGAAACGGGCAACCCTGATCACCTTTGGCTGGAACTGACCCTCAACAGGCTTGATGGCAAAATGGAGTCGCCTTTCGTCGTGGGTTCCTTGCGCTTTCCCGGACGGATGGCCAACCTGACCAGGGAGTTGACCGTGGTTGCTGAAAGTTATGCGTTCAGCTCCACCCGCAGCGCCAACGTTTGGCAGGTGCCCCCTTTTGATCTGTTTGTGCACCCCCCCCAATTTAACGGGAAACCCTTCGCAACATTGCCCCGGATCACCTACCCGGAGAAAGCCCCGCGCATCGTCAAAGCCGTGATACAAGATAATGGCGTGCGGTTGCACAGGGATGGGTTGTTGCGGTAGTTGTTCTTTGCCGGTTGTGATAAAAGGAGCCCATGCATGGAATCCAAGGCGGAAGGGCAGCGTTTATTATCCCTGTGGCGAGGTCTGGCCCCGCCGGATCGGGAGACTTTGTTGCAGTTTGCGGAGTTTCTGACGGAAAAAAGTCGCAGAAACGCAGTTCCGGAGGTTGTCGTGCCGGAATATCCCCTGAATATTCCGGCCCCGCCGGGTGAAAGCGCTGTCAAGGCATTGAAGCGTTTGAAAAAAAGCTACCCGATGATCGATGCCGACATCTCTTTGCTGGAGAAGGCCTCGCAGATTCTCATGCAAAAGGTATTGGGTGCCCCGGACAAGGAGGTCATCGAACAGATGGAACGACTGTTTCAGGAACATTACCGCCAGTGGCAGGAGGGGCGTCGGCCTCAGTGAAAGCGCCCCGGCACGATCTGCCCATTTTCCATATGGGGTGGCTCATACTTGCCTTGGGGTGTGTTGGGAGTTTGCACGATGCGTTCGATTCCCAACGCAAGGAGCATAAGCAGCAACAAGGCGAGGAGCCACTTGCCTTGCTGCTCCAGGGACCATTTTCCGGAGTGTGGTTGGATGCCTTCTTTCTGCGGAACAAAGGCGCGCCAGAGCAACCTGCCCCCCAGAATCATGGCCACCAGAGCCAGAAGCGCCAAACCGATGATCGTCACAATACGCATGTTTTACCAACCGGGCAACCAGAAGAGGAGGGCGGAGTGTCGAGCAATTCGACAAATCGTTGGATGATGCTGGCCGTGGCTCCCCAGATGACATGCTCCTGGTAGAAGTAACGGTGATGGACAAAGCCGGAATCAGCGTCGATGATGGCTTCGTGTCGGGCAGGATCCTGGAACAATTCCAGTGGCACGGTCAAAATCTGGGCCACCTCCTGGAGCGCCGGGCGCAACCGAAGAGGGGTTTGCAACTGCCCGACGAAGGGGTGAATCAGAAATCCGGTGGAGAGCGTCACCCGTTGGGGAAGGGATCCCAAAATCTGGACGGTATCGGGGCCAATGCCCAGCTCTTCGTGGGTTTCCCGCAAGGCCGTGGCGAGAAAGCTGCCATCCTCGCTCTCCCACTTGCCGCCCGGAAAAGCGATCTGCCCCTTGTGGTGCGAAACCGCCTGGGTGCGGCGAATCAGCAGCAAATCCCAGTGGTCTTGATCCCGAATCAGGGGTACGAGAACCGCAGCCAGACGGAGAGAGGGGGAGGAAACATCGACCTTGGGATCCATGCAGTCATGTGGCTCGCCATGCAGCAACCGGTCCGAGATGACTGCGGGGGAGAGAGCAGAGAGGGTCACGTGAAGCCCCCCCCAGCCACAACATGTTCAGCAGTGGGAAACGGTAACGTCAAGAGTATAAACCAACCTGGGGAGGCTCGGGGCTGACGGGAGAGCCTTTGAAGCGAATATCCAGGTGGCTTTTCAGCATGCCGATGCAGAAGCGTTTGGCATAGACCTCACACTCGCGGCATTCCTGGGAATTTTCCGTACATTCGTTTTCCCTGTTGGCCCAACAGGGGGCGTTGTTGTCGGTAATCACCGGGCAGTTTTGCTTGCCTGTAAAGTGGCACTCCCGGGTTTCCCAACAAGGAATCAGCGACATCAACCGCCGGATGCCCGGAATGCTGATGCCCGATTTGATCAGCTTGCGCAACTCCACAAGCCATTCGACATCCCGTTTGCTGAAGGATCTCGTTCCGGCTCGATTTTTGTGGGCGATGAACAAACCTTCCCGCTCGTACATGTGAATGGTGCGAATGGAAATACCCAGCTTTTCGGCGACCACGCCGATTTTAACCATATCATCCGTTGGCGTCAAAGGTGTTTCCATGTTCTGCGCAGCGCTCCCGCCTTTCACGCCCCTTGCCGCGATATGTGCCACCATTTTCCCGCTCCCCATTTTTTTGGTCCGACCAACCCGACGGCCAAGCATCGTATGTAACCACAGGACGCATTGGCAACCGGATGGTAACAACATTCAGCAAAATGTTACGTGAATAATATATACCATTCTCTCCTCCAGGAAGCAAAAAAAACCCCGCCTGGAGTGATCCAGGCAGGGTGGTATGCGGTAAGTTACAACTACGACTTGTTGATATTGAAGAAGACTTCACGGCCCCGGTATTGTGCGGAAGCGCCCAGCTCCTCCTCGATGCGGATGAGCTGATTATATTTGGCAATGCGGTCGGAACGGCTGAGGGATCCGGTTTTGATTTGACCAGCGTTGGTTGCCACGGCGATATCGGCGATGGTGGCATCTTCGGTCTCGCCGGAGCGATGGGAAATGACCGTGGTGTAACCGGCGCGATGGGCCATTTGGACGGCATCCAGGGTTTCGGTCAGGGTACCGATCTGGTTGACCTTGACCAGGATGGAGTTGGCAATATTTTTCTTGATCCCTTCCGACAGGATTTTCGGGTTGGTGACGAAAAGATCGTCCCCCACCAACTGGACCCGCTTGCCCAGGACATCGGTGAGCTTTTTCCAACCATCCCAGTCGGACTCATCGCAGCCGTCTTCGATGGAGATGATGGGATAGCGGTCGCAGAGTCCCTTGTAGTACTCGATGAGTTCGTCCACACCCATGGAACGGCCCTCACCGGAGAGGTTGTATTTTTTGCTCTGGCTGTCGAAAAACTCGGAGGATGCGCAGTCCAGGGCCAGGGCGATATCCTTGTTCAGGCCGGGCTCGTAACCGGCTTTCTGGATGGCCTCGATGATGACCTGCAAGGCCTCTTCGTTGGATTTCAGGTTGGGCGCAAAGCCACCTTCGTCACCGACGCCGGTGTTGAGATTTTTGCCCTTGAGAACCTTTTTCAGGTTGTGGAACACCTCGGCGCCCATGCGCACGGCCTCGGCCATGCTCTTGGCCGTCAAGGGCATGATCATGAACTCTTGGATGTCGACGTTGTTGTCGGCATGGGAGCCACCATTGATGATGTTCATCATGGGGACTGGCATCAATTTGGTGTTGGCCCCGCCGAGATAGCGATAGAGCGGCAATCCGGCCTCTTCGGCGGCGGCTTTGGCCACGGCCATAGAGACGCCCAGAATGGCATTGGCGCCCAGGCGGGATTTGTTCTCGGTGCCGTCCAGTTTGATCATGGCGGCGTCGACGGCGTTTTGATCACCCACTTCCATGTCGGCGATGGCGTCGGCGATTTCACCATTCACTGCCTGGACGGCCTTCTGCACCCCTTTACCCAGGTAGCGTTTGTTGTCACCATCACGCAGCTCCACGGCCTCGCGGCTGCCGGTGGAGGCTCCGGAGGGCACTGCGGCCCGTCCCATGTAGCCGTCTTCGGTGAGGACATCCACTTCGACGGTGGGGTTGCCACGGGAGTCGAGGATTTCCCGGGCGTGTACTTCGATAATTCCACTCATGCTTTTCTCCTGCACAATGCGGTTGACGATATCAAGAAGATCAAGGTTTCCAGACCAGATCGGGTTTGCGTGCCGCCACGGTGTCATCCAGGCGTTTGACCGGGGTGGCATGAGGGGCACGGCGCACCATATCCGGGTTCGTTTGGGCCTCCTGACGAATGGCTGTCATGGCGGCCACGAAGCGGTCCAACTCTTCCCGGCTTTCGGTCTCGGTTGGTTCGATGAGCATACACTCCGGAACCAGCAACGGAAAGTAGATGGTTGGGGCATAGAATCCATGGTCCAGAAGTCGTTTGGCGACATCCAGGGCGGAGACGCCAAAATCATGGGCTTCATGACGCAGGGTCAGGATGAACTCATGGGTTGCCCGGCGCTGCGGAAAGGCGACCTGAAAGCCTGCCTGTTGCAAACGAGCCATCAGGTAGTTGGCGTTGAGGGTGGCGTGATCGGCAATGCGTTGCAGGCCGGCGACACCCGTCAGCCGTAGGTAGGCATGGGCGCGCAACAGGATGCCGACATTGCCCTGAAAGGTTGAAACCCTGCCCATGGTCTGGGGGCAATCTTCCTCTTCCAGCAGGCGATAACCCTCTTCACCCTTACCCAACAGGGGGATGGGCAGGAAAGGTTGCAGACGGGCATGGGCCAAAATGGGGCCGGCCCCGGGTCCGCCACCACCATGGGGCGTGGCGAAAGTTTTGTGAACGTTCAGGTGGACGGCATCGAAGCCCATATCGCCGGGACGGACCCGTCCAACGATGGCATTCAAGTTGGCGCCATCGTAGTAGAGCAGTCCGCCGGCGGCATGCACCACCTGGGCGATCTCCCGTACCCGGCGCTCAAAGACGCCCAGGGTGGACGGATTGGTCAACATGAGACCGGCGGTCTGGGGGCCGACCGCTTGCCGCAAAGCGGCCAGATCGACATCGCCGTTACCATCGGTGGGAATCTCCCGCACCGTAAAGCCGCACAGGGTGGCGGTGGCCGGGTTGGTGCCATGGGCCGCGTTGGGAACGAGTATTTCCGTGCGTCCCTTGTCTCCCCGGGCATGGTGATAGGCCCGGATCATGGCGACTCCGGCAAATTCGCCATGGGCTCCGGCCATGGGGGCCAGCGAACACCCCGCCATGCCGGTGATCGACGTGAGCATCTCCTGGAGTTCATACAGGGTGGCCAGGACTCCCTGACCATGGGACGCCGGAGCCAGCGGGTGGCGCTGCTGAAAACCCGGCAACGTGGCCACGGTATGGCACCCGCGCGGGTTGTACTTCATGGTGCAGGAGCCAAGCGGATAAAAGTGGGTGTCGATGGCATAATTCAACTGCGACAGCCGCGTATAATGGCGCACGGTCTCCAGTTCGGACACCTCCGGCAGAAGCGGGGCTGATCGCCGCAGAAAACGCTCCGGGATATCCTCCAGGGGGGATGGCGTAACATCCGGCAGAGCGGGCATCTGGATCAGGTTGCGGCGACCGGGCCGGCTTTTTGCGAAGATCACCATGTCACATCTCCAGAATTTTTTGCAGCCGGGTGGCAAAATGATCCATGGCCTCCGGGGTATGGCACTCCGTGGTACACACCAGGAGGCTCTCACCGAGAGCGGGATAATCCTTGGTCAAGGGGTAGCCACCGGCGATACCCTCGCGAGCCAAGGCCTCCACGACCGTGGCGACGGGACGTGGCAACTCGATGACGGCCTCGTGGAAGCGGGGACGGTCGAACAGAACCTTGACCCCCGGAATGGCAGCCAGGCGTTCCAGGAGCAGGCGCAGATGGGCATGACAGGCAAGCCCGACACGCCGCAGCCCTTCCGGTCCGAGCAGGGCCATGTGGATGGTGGCGGCAATGGTCATCAACCCCTGGTTGGAGCAGATGTTCGAGGTGGCCTTGGAGCGGCGGATATGTTGTTCCCGCGCCTGGAGGGTTAGCACGAAACCGCTCTTGCCTTCCCGATCGGTGGTGCGCCCGACGATGCGGCCCGGCATTTGACGGAGCAGGGGCGTTTTGGCGCAAAGAAAGCCAAAGTAGGGGCCGCCGGAGGCGAGGGGCGCGCCGAGGGGCTGTCCGTCGCCGCAGGCGATGTCGGCCCCTTTCTTGCCCCAGGCGCCAGGGGGAGCCAACACACCCAATGTTGCCGGATTGACCACGGCAACGACCAGGGCGCCATGGGCCTGTGCCCAGTCGGTCAGGATATCGACCTCTTCCAGGGTACCGAAAAAGTTGGGCTGCTGGATGACCATGGCGGCAAAGGGAGTGGCGGCATGTGCGGAGAGAGCTTCCGGGGCGAGGTGCCCTCCCTGTGAGCAGAACGGGATTTCCACCAGTTCGATGCCTTGTGCGACAACCATGGTTCGGGTCACGGCCCGGTAACGGGGGTGGACGGTGGCGGGCAGCAAAATACGCCGCGCCCCCTGGGGATGGGCGCGCACGGCCATCAGGACGGCCTCGCCCAGGGCTGTGGCTCCGTCGTACAGGGAGGCATTGCTGACATCCATCCCGGTCAGGGAGGCCATCATGGTCTGATATTCGTAGAGGGTTTGCAGGGTTCCCTGGCTCGCTTCCGCCTGGTAGGGGGTATAGGCGCTGTAGAATTCGCCGCGTGTGGCGATCTCCCAGACTGCGGCGGGAATGTGGTGCAGATAGGCCCCGGCGCCTGTGAAGCAGAGTTTGGAACCATCCTGGGCGGCCCGTCCCTCCATGAGTTGGTTCAGGGCCATTTCGTTCAGGGGTGGGGGGAGGCTGACCGGAGTTTCCCGACGCAGCTCCTGGGGAATCTCGGCGAACAGGTCATCCATGCCGGTGACGCCGATCACCGTCAGCATGTCACGCACATCTGCGTCGGTGTGGGGAATGAAGGGCATGTGGGTTGGTCTCCCCAGGTTTATCGGTTGCCGTGGACCGGTTTGCCGGCCCGCACAAAAGGTGGACGCACCGCACGGGCGGGTTGGGTTCTGCCGCGCATCTCCACCTGGCAGAGATCCCCCTCGCGGACGCTCTGATCGACCCGGGCCAGGGCGATGCCCACACCCAGGGTGGGGGAAAAACTGCCACTGGTCAATTCGCCCACCTGCCGACCATCCAGCATGACTTTTTGATGATCACGCAGCACACCCGGTCCTTCCAGGATCAGACCTGTTCGTTTGCGTGGGGTGGGTTTTCCCCAGAGGGGTTCCAGGGCGGCGCGACCGATAAAGTTGCGCTGAACGGGCTCCCAGGCGATGGTCCAGGTCAAACCGCACTCCAGGGGATGGGTGGCGTCGTTCATGTCGGACCCGTACAGGTTCAACCCGGCTTCCAGGCGCAGGGTGTCTCTGGCCCCCAATCCGACCGGCGCCACGCCGACGTTCAGGAGTGTTTCCCAAAGGTCGGACACCCCTGCCTGGGGCAGGATGATTTCAAAGCCGTCTTCTCCGGTATATCCGGTCCGGGCTATGAAGATTTCGTGATCGCGCATGGCCCGAAACACGCCCAACCCCTGGATTTGACCAGCCAGAGGAGGGGAGAAGGCGAGGGGGAGGAGTTCCCGTGCCCGCGGTCCCTGCACCGCCACCATGGCCAGGTCGGTGCGCTCCCGGATGGTGACGGCATGCGCGGAGGCTGCGGTGCGGATCCAAGCCAAATCCTTGTCACGGGTGCCGGCGTTGATGACCAGACGGTACTCCTCGGTCCCGGTGCGATAGGTGATGAGATCATCCACCACCCCGCCCTGTTCGTTGAGCATGACACCATACAGTGCTTTGCCATCGGTTGGGGCGAGGCGGCCAACGTCGTTGGCCAACAAGAAGCGCAGAAACGCCGTGGCGTCGGGACCGTCCAGATCGACGACCCCCATGTGGGAGACATCAAAAGCGCCGCAGCTTCGGCGCACGATGTGATGCTCCCGGACCTGGGAACCATAGTGCAATGGCATCTCCCAGCCTGCAAAATCAACCATTTTGGCCCCACGGGCCAAGTGTTGGTCGTAAAGCGGTGTTCGCCGCAGCATGGCGTTTCCCCCTTACCTGTTTTTTTGGACCTCATCCAGCCTCTTCAGGCTTGCCAAAAATGGTTCCAATTCCGCCAACGGCACCATGTTGGGGCCGTCGCACGGCGCCTGGTCGGGATCGGGATGCGTTTCCAGAAAGATGCCAGCCACCCCGACGGCCACGGCAGCCCGGGCCAGGGGGGTGACGAAACGTCGTTCTCCCCCAGAAGCCGAACCCATTCCCCCCGGGCGTTGCACCGAGTGGGTCGCGTCGAAGATGACCGGATACCCTGTTGTGGCCATGACAGCCAGGGCACGCATGTCCACAACCAGATCCCGATACCCGAACGTGGTGCCTCTTTCACACAACAACAACTTGTCATTTCCTGTGCTTGCCGCCTTTTCCGCGACGCGCGCCATATCCTCCGGCGCCAAAAATTGACCCTTTTTCAGGTTGACCGGACATCCTGTGGCCGCAACGGCCTGGATGAAATCGGTCTGCCGACACAGGAAGGCCGGAGTTTGCAACATGTCGACCACGTTTGCAACGCTTCTGGCTTGTGGGGCGTCGTGGACATCGGTGACCACGGGCAAGCCGGTACGTTCCCGGACGGCTTGCAGGATGGATAATCCCTCTTCCATGCCGACGCCGCGAAAGCCGTTCAGGGAGGTGCGGTTGGCCTTGTCAAAAGAGGATTTGAAAACCATGGGAACGCCGAGTCGGACGGAGATTTTTAGCAACTGCTCCGCACAGCGCAGCGCAAACTCTCGTCCCTCGATGACGCACGGGCCAGCTATAATCGCCAGGGGGCATTGCTGGCCAAAAAGGACCGGTCCGACAGAGACGATACGAGGCAGTGTTTCAGCGGCCATTCCCGGATCCTGATCTGGTCCGCATGTCGGCAGTGGCCGTGCGTGGGAGGAGGGGAGTCAATGGATGTTCTTGAATGCAAGGCCGGCCTGTATGAAGGCGGCAAACAAGGGGTGCGGGTCGCGCGGACGCGACTTGAACTCAGGGTGAAATTGGCATGCCAGGAAAAAAGGGTGACCCGGCAGTTCCACGATCTCCATCAGACGTCCATCTGGACTGACGCCGGAAAAAAGCAGGCCGGCCCCTTCCAGTTGTTGTCGAAAGTTGGTGTTGATTTCAAAACGATGGCGGTGCCGCTCGGAAATGGTTTGTGTGGCGTAGGCCTGGGCGGCGCGGCTTCCGTCTTGCAGGTGGCAGGGGTAGGACCCGAGCCGCATGGTGCCGCCCTTGTCATGGCTTTTTTCCCGCTTTTGCAACTGCTCGCCATCGACCCATTCCGTCATGAGGGCTACCACAGGGTGGGGGGTGTGGGGGTCGAACTCGGTGGAGTTGGCCTGTTCGAGGCCCAGGACGTGCCGGGCATACTCCACCACGGCCATTTGCATGCCGAGGCAGATGCCCAGGTAGGGGAGCCGTTGTTCCCGGGCAAAGCGGATGGCCAGAATTTTGCCTTCGATGCCACGTTCACCAAAGCCGCCGGGCACCAGAATGCCGTTGACGCCACGCAGCTGGGCCTCGACGGTATTTTCCTGGAGGGATTCGGCGTCTACCCAACGGAGGGTGACCCGGCAGTCGTTGGCGATGCCCCCGTGGTGCAGGGCCTCGACGATGGATTTATAGGCATCCTTGAGTTCCAAATATTTGCCCACGACACCGATGGTCAGTTTGGTGCGCGGATTGATGACTTTTTCCAGAACCTGTTCCCAGGCGGTCAGATCGGGTTCCCGGTTGGGAAGGTTGAGCAGGGAGAGAATCTTCCGGCCAAATCCTTCCCGGTAGAGGGCAAAGGGCACCCGATAGATGGTATCCTGGTCCACACATGAGACGACGGCATCCTGATCCACGTTGCAGAACAAGGCAATTTTCTTTTTTTCGTTGATGGGGATCTCCCGGTCGCTGCGGCAGAGCAGAACGTCAGGTTGGATGCCGATGGCACGCAACTCCTTGACCGAGTGCTGGGTGGGTTTGGTTTTGTGCTCCCCGGCGGTAAGAATGAACGGAACCAGGGTCAGATGGACAAAGAGGGTGTGGTCCCGACCCATGTCGATGCGCATCTGGCGGATCGCTTCGAGAAAGGGTAGGGATTCGATGTCGCCCACGGTGCCGCCGATTTCGACGATGACCAGATCGAAGTCTCCGGCGACGCTCTCGATGGCATCTTTGATAGCGTCGGTGACATGGGGGATCACCTGAACGGTCGAGCCCAGATAGTCTCCACGGCGCTCCTTGCGGATCACCCGCTGGTAAATCCGGCCCGTGGTGAAATTGTTCCCCCGTCCCATGGGAACTCCGAGAAAACGCTCGTAGTGTCCCAGATCCAGGTCGGTCTCCGCGCCGTCATCGGTGACGAAAACCTCGCCATGCTGGTAGGGGCTCATGGTGCCTGGGTCCACATTGAGATAGGGATCCAGTTTCTGGATGGTGACCTTGTAGCCACGAGCCTGCAACAGGCACCCCAGGGAGGCCGCCGCCAGTCCCTTGCCCAGAGATGACATGACGCCGCCGGTTACGAAAACAAATTTTGCCATGTTATCAATGCCTTCTAACCATAAAAGTCCTGGATGCCTAGGCGTCGGGAGCCGAAATACGCTTCTGGAACCGCCTGCAACCCGGCATTCTATCAGGGGTCGTGCGTGCCGTCACTGCCGCTTCGTGTTGTCGGGCTGGCAATCATTGAAATGCAAGGAAATCAAATTCATTCGCAATGAGTCCACATGCGTATGACATGGACTGCATGATTTTCGGCATCCACTTTGTAGATCAGACGGTGTTGCAGGGAGATGCGACGCGAATAAAATCCGGCCAATTTGCCGATCAATTTTTCAAACCGGGGTGGTGTAGCAAAGGGATCCTCTGCCAGAAGGATTAGGAATTTTGCAGTTTGGTGGTTTCAACCCACTCCGAGAGAGGAGTTAAGCGTCTTTGACGGCTTGCCGAC from Magnetococcales bacterium includes:
- a CDS encoding CTP synthase — translated: MAKFVFVTGGVMSSLGKGLAAASLGCLLQARGYKVTIQKLDPYLNVDPGTMSPYQHGEVFVTDDGAETDLDLGHYERFLGVPMGRGNNFTTGRIYQRVIRKERRGDYLGSTVQVIPHVTDAIKDAIESVAGDFDLVIVEIGGTVGDIESLPFLEAIRQMRIDMGRDHTLFVHLTLVPFILTAGEHKTKPTQHSVKELRAIGIQPDVLLCRSDREIPINEKKKIALFCNVDQDAVVSCVDQDTIYRVPFALYREGFGRKILSLLNLPNREPDLTAWEQVLEKVINPRTKLTIGVVGKYLELKDAYKSIVEALHHGGIANDCRVTLRWVDAESLQENTVEAQLRGVNGILVPGGFGERGIEGKILAIRFAREQRLPYLGICLGMQMAVVEYARHVLGLEQANSTEFDPHTPHPVVALMTEWVDGEQLQKREKSHDKGGTMRLGSYPCHLQDGSRAAQAYATQTISERHRHRFEINTNFRQQLEGAGLLFSGVSPDGRLMEIVELPGHPFFLACQFHPEFKSRPRDPHPLFAAFIQAGLAFKNIH